In the Aeromicrobium fastidiosum genome, CACCCGGCGCTCGACCGGCGAAGAGGTCGCACTGCACGCGTGCGTCGTCATCGCCGTCGACGATGACGGCCGCATCTCGCGCCTCGACGAGTACTTCGACTCCGCGGAGGCCGCTCGCTTCGCCTGAGCCGCCCGGACGACCGTGCTGGAGCCCGGCGCGAGCGGCGAGTCAGCGCCTCGACGACCCGCCCCGAGAAGGACGTCACGCAGGTCGGTCAGCTGGTGCGCGGCTCCCCGCCGAGGACCAGCAGCTTCAGGTCGTCGCCCTCGTCCACCAGGCCCAGCTTGTACTCGGAGCCCTGGATGTTGACCTCGAAGGAGTCGTCGCCCGACCGGTAGGCGCGGTAGGCCTTCTCGCCGTCGGCGTGCGTCAGGGGCAAGCCGTACGAGGACTGCGCGGCCGCGACGAAGGCGTCGACCCGCGCGTCGGAGTCGACCAGCACGGCGTCGGTCGAGCAGACGAACGCGACCACGGCACCGGCGATCGCCACGGACGCCGTGAGACCTGCGGCGCGCGCGTGGTCCTTCATGAACAGGTGCAGGCCAGCCAGGACGCCGACGACGAACAACGCGACGGCCAGACCCACGAGAGCGGTGTGGAGGTTGTCGTGACCGCCGGCGGTGAACACGTTCTTCATGGGTGGGACCTCTCGATGTGTGGGATGACCATCGGTGAGGCTACTGGGTGCGCGGAAGCGACGACCCCATGAGGTCATCCTCCGCGGGCCTCGCAGAACGCGCCTACGATCAGTCGATGATCGGTGACAGGTGGGGCGTGACGGACGCCGAGACGCGCCGGCACTTCCCGTGCGACGTCTTCGTGCCCGAGCCTGCGTGGCGGGCGTGGCGCGGAGTCGCCGTCGACGCCTCCCCGGACGCCGTGTGGCCGTGGATCGCGCAGCTCCGGCTGGCCCCCTACTCCTACGACTGGATCGACAACGTCGGACGACGCTCGCCCCGCGAGCTCCGCGGACTCCCCGACCCCGCGGTCGGCGACCCGTTCACCGCCACGGCCGGGCGTCCGATCGGGACCATCGTGTCGGTCGAGCCGGGCGTGCACCTGACCGCGAAGCTCGCCGGCGCGTACATGTCGTACGTCCTGGTGGACTCCGGCGGGACGACCCGGCTGCTGCTGAAACTCGCCGGCCGCAACGGCCGTGCGATCGGACCCGTCATCGTCGTCGGCGACCTCGTGATGGCCCGCAAGCAGCTCCTCACGTTCAAGGCTCTCGCCGAGCGCCGGTCGTAGGCTGGAGCGATGGATCCCGCCGACGCCGCCGAGCTGGCGCGACGCATGCGCGCGGCCGTCGTCGAAGAGGTCCCGCAGAGGCGGTGGGTGCTGCCGGCCGTCGCGCTGCTGGTCGCCGTCATCGCGGTCCTGGCCGTCGTGGCGCTGCAGGGCTAAGTCCAACGGACTGACAGGAGCGCGCCCGTCCGTGATACTGACAGTATGACTGTCAACGATCTGTCCGCCCCGCTCACACTGCCCTGCGGCCAGGTGTTGCCCAACCGGCTCATGAAGTCGGCGCTCAGCGAGGTGCTCGCCACTCGCGACGGTGCCCCCGACCACCGACTCGAGCGCCTCTACGGCACGTGGGCCGCCGGCGGCTACGGACTGCTCGTCACCGGCAACGTGATGGTCGACGGACGACAGATGGGCGAGCCCGGCAACGTCGTCGTCGAGGACGAGCGCCACCTACCGCAGCTGACCCGCTGGGCCAAGACCACCCACGACCACGGCGTTCCGCTCTGGATGCAGATCAACCACCCCGGCCGCCAGGCCAACCCCATGGCGCTGCGCCAGCAGTCCGTCGCGCCCAGCGCCATCGCGGTCAAGATCCCCGGAGCCCGCACGCCGCGCGCGCTGACCGGCGCCGAGATCGAGGACGTCATCGACCGCTTCGCCGCCACCGCGGCGGTCGCCGAGACCGCGGGCTTCGACGGCGTCCAGATCCATGCAGCGCACGGATACCTGCTGGCCCAGTTCCTGTCGCCCCTGTCGAACCAGCGGGACGACCAGTGGGGCGGCGACCCCGAGCGTCGCATGCGCTTCGCGATCGAGGTCGTGCGACGCGTCCGTGCCCGCGTCTCGCCCGGCTTCGCGGTCGGCATCAAGCTCAACTCCGCCGACTTCCAGCGCGGGGGGTTCACCGAGGAGGAGTCGCGCGACGTCGTCGCGGCGCTGTCGACCGAGGGCCTCGACCTGATCGAGGTCAGCGGCGGCAGCTACGAGTCGACCGCGATGTTCGGCGGCGCCGCGGCCAGCACCATCGCCCGCGAGGCCTACTTCCTGGAGTACGCGCGCGCCGTCCGGGACGTCGCCGGAGGCGTGCCGCTCGCCGTCACCGGAGGCTTCCGCACCCGCACCGCGATGGAGTCCGCGCTGGCGTCCGGCGACTGCGACCTCATCGGGCTCGGCCGTCCCACCTGCACGACGCCCGACGCGGCCGACGTCATCCTGCGCAGCCCCGACTCCCGGGTCGAGTCGCATCAGATCGGCTTCAGCCGCACCGGCGTGCTGAGCCGCATCACCGACGTCAAGGCCCTCAACAGCGCCGTCGACCTGGGCTGGCACGAGGACCAGCTGCACCGCATCGCCGCCGGCAAGGCACCTGACGCGGCCCGCACCAAGCTCGCCACGGCACTGTCGCTCGTGCGCCGCAACGGCCGCGACGCCTTCGCCAAGCGGCGCGCCTGAGGCTCAGTCCGACGTCTTCGCCGGATCCGGCGTGCAAGCGGCGAGGAAGTCCTTCGCGTCACCCGCCGCGATCTGCGCGGGCGTCAGCCAGCCCTCGTCCCGGACGTACGCGGTGCCGTCACCCTCGTGCTTGGCACCGTCGTCCTCCACCGGCCCGAGCAACGATGTGGCGACTCCTACAGCACCATCGGGTCCATCGAACGCGACGTCCATCTCGGCGTGATCACGCCAGTCGAAGCCGGCCGGCAACGGTTCGGACGTCTCGAACCCGGGCGCAGCGACCTCGTCCCCGACGGCGAGCTGGTCGACTGTGGTGGGGGTCACCGCGGTCAGCTGGGCGCGCCGAGAGGGAGCGTCTCCGTTGCCGCGGAACGAGACCACGATCCGGGTGACATCCGGGCACGGAGCACCGGTCAGGATCATGAGCCGGTCTCCGACCGCCTGGAGCCCCACCACCTGCGGCAGCGACGGCGCGAACTGGGCCGGTCCGCTGCACCTCACCACGAACAGGGCGACCAGGGCCAGCACCACGAGCAGCAGGATCCTTCCGACGAGCCTCATCGGTAGCCACCGTCGCTCAGACCAGCGTCCTCCTCGGTGTCGTTCCGCCCCCGGACCTGCTCCCACAGGTAGGACGCGACGAACCGGGCAGGCCCCTCGGCAGCCCACTGCTGCGAGTGGCGTTCCTCGTGGTGCATCAGGCGGACCAGGTCGACGCTGCCCGCAAACGTGGTGCCGTCCTCGCGCTGGTGACGCGAGCGCCCCGACAGCACCACGGCGCGCAGCTCCGCGACCGGGTCGATGCCACGACCGATGTTGAGCACGAAGACGTCGCCGTACGTCGTGCCGCCGCGTTGGCTGAAGAGCCCCAGCAGCCGGTTGCCGCCCAGGCCCATCAGCATCCCGTTGGGAGTCGTCACCAGCCGGCCGCCGTTGCGGTGGACGAAGGGGACGACCAGGGAGTAGCTCCACGCGTTGCGCCGCTGCCGATCGACGATCCGCTGCGCTTCGCCCGCGGAGTACGGCGTCGCGGCGAAGTCGGTGACAGGTCCGGACGCGCCGTAGCCGGTGCCGGCATTCACGACGTAGGTCATGATCACGGCCCGGCGCACGTCGTCCGCGCTCGCGTCGCAGGGCAGCAGGAAGAACGAGGCACCGGCGGGGTCGACGATCTCGTCCAATCCGTCCAGCACTGCGAGGTCATCGGGCCCGACGCCGTGGAGCCGCACGATCTCGGCGACCGTGTCGGCGTCGACACCGCGCCGGTCGACGTTCTCGCGCCACCGCTGTGACGCGTCCTCCCCCGGATGGTCGCTCATCGTCCCGAACGTAGCAGCAACGACGGCGTCGTCAGCGCCCGCGCGATGTGTGAGGTTCTGCACGGGTCAGGGCACCGAACCGGTGCAGAACCGCACACATCGCGAGGGCGGGCGCGCGGCCGACGGGCGGGTCAGCCCCGCAGCTGGGCCGACAGCGGGCAGTCGAAGGGGTCGCGAGCCCGCAGACCGACGTTGTTGAGGTAGTCGACCACGATCGCGTAGGAGCGGAAGAGCCCGACCTCCATGTAGTCAATGCCGTGGGCCTCGCAGTGCGCCTTGACGAACGGCTGGGCCTTGCGCAGGTTGCAGCGCGGCATGCTCGGGAACAGGTGGTGCTCGATCTGGTAGTTGAGCCCGCCCATCGCCCAGTCGACGACCGGATTGCCCCGCACGTTGCGCGACACCATGACCTGGCGGCGCAGGAAGTCGAGCTTCATCTCCGGCGGGATGATGGGCATGCCCTTGTGGGCCGGCGCGAACGACGCCCCGAGGCAGAACCCGAACACCGCCATCTGCACCGCGAAGAAGGCCACGGCCTTGCCGAGCGGCAGGAACGCCAGCAGGATCGCGACGTACGCGACCAGGCGGGTCACGACGAGCCACAGCTCGACCCGCCGCCATGGCTGGTTGGACGTCTTGTCGCGGGCGGCGCGGATGCTCTCGGCGTGCAGGTTGAGCCCCTCGAGCGTCAGCAGCGGGAAGAACAGCCACCCCTGGCGCTTCACGAACCAGCCGGCGAACCCGGTCGTCCGCTGGGCGACGATGCCGGGCGTGAACGCGATGGCACCGGGGCCGATGTCGGGGTCGTAGCCCTCGAGGTTGGGGCCCTTGTGGTGCATGTTGTGCTTGGCTCGCCACCACGCGAAGCTCAGCCCCGCGAAGCCGCCCGCGAGGATGCGCGCGGTCCACGAGTTCCACGCGGCCGACGCGAACATCTGGCGGTGGGCGGCGTCGTGACCGAGGAAGCCGAACTGCGTGACGATGACGCCGAGTGCCGCGGCCAGCGCGAGCTGCCACCACGAGTTGCCGACCACGAAGAACGCGGCCCAGATGCCGAAGAACGCTCCGACGTGGACGCCGATCTGCATCCAGTAGTAGCCGTGGCGACGCTCCAGCAGCCCCTCGTCCTTGACCGTGCGCATCAGGTCGGTGAAGTGGCTGACGTATTCGCCTGACGGCGTGGTCGCCGGGTTGATCTCTGTCGTCATCGGTGGCCCCCTTCAGACTGGTCGTTCCGACAGCCGAATCGGCTCTGCCGGTACGTGCCCACGCAGTCTCGCACGGTTGGGTTGCTCCAGCGTGTCGAGAGCCTGTGAAGCTCTTGAGATCCTCGGCACGACTCAGCCGAGCTCGAGCAGCAGGTCACCACCCTCGGCCTGCCGGGTGTCGGCGATGACGAGCCTGGCGACGGTCCCGGCGTTGGCGGTAGTGATCGCCGCCTCCATCTTCATGGCCTCGATCGTGGCGACGGTCTGCCCGGCTTCGACGGTTTCGCCCTCGGCCACGAGGGCATGGACGACGCCTGCGAAGGGGACGGCGACGTGCCGCGGGTTGGCCGAGTCGGCCTTCTCGGCGGCCGTGGCGCGGGAGTCGACCGACCGGTCGCGCACCTCGGTGGGACGCAGCTGCCCGTTGATCGTGCCGAGGACGTTGCGGATGCCGCGCTCGTCGGCGTCGCCGATCGCCTCGATGCCGAAGATCAGCATCCTGCCCTCGGCGATCTCGACCTCGGTCTCGCCGCCGTCCTGGCGCATGCCGTAGAGGAACGCCTCGGTGGGGACGACCGACAAGTCGCCGTACTCGGCCAGCGCCTGGTCGAAGTCGGCCGTGGGCCCGGGGAACAGCAGCCGGTTGAGCGTGTGGCGACGTTCCGACGCCAACCCGGCGCGGTCGTCGTCGCTCAGCTCGGTGACGGACGGCTTGGTGTTGCGTCCCCGCAGGGCCTTGGTGCGGAACGGCTCGGGCCAGCCGCCGGGTGGGTCGCCGAGCTCTCCGGACAGGAAGCCGATGACGGAGTCGGGGATGTCGAACGACGCCGGGTCGTCCGCGAACTCGGCCGGGTCGGCACCCACGGCCACGAGGTGCAGCGCGAGATCGCCGACGACCTTGGACGACGGGGTCACCTTGACGACGTTGCCGAGGATGTCGTTGGCCGCGGCGTACATGTCCTCGATCTGCTCGAACTTCTCGCCCAGACCCAGCGCGACCGCCTGCTGGCGCAGGTTCGACAGCTGCCCGCCGGGGATCTCGTGCCGGTAGACCCGGCCCGTCGGGGCGGGCAGTCCCGACTCGAACGGCGCGTAGAGACGGCGGGTGGCCTCCCAGTAGGGCTCGAGGGCGTTGACGGCGTCGATGTCGAGCCCCGTCGTCCGCTCGGAGTGGTTGGTCGCCGCGACCAGGGCCGACATCGGCGGCTGGCTCGTGGTGCCGGCCAGCGCCGCCGATGCAGCATCCACGGCGTCGACCCCGGCGTCGATCGCGGCGACGAGCGTCGCGAGCTGACCACCGGGGGTGTCGTGGGTGTGCAGGTGCACGGGCAGGTCGAACCGCTCGCGCAACGCACGCACGAGCGTCCGGGCGGCCGGTGCACGCAGCAGACCCGCCATGTCCTTGATCGCCAGGACGTGTGCGCCGGCCTCGACGATGCGATCGGCCAGTCGCAGGTAGTAGTCGAGCGTGTAGAGCTTCTCGCCCGGATCGGAGAGGTCGCCGGTGTAGCAGAGCGCGACCTCGGCGACCGTCGTGCCGGTCGCGCGGACCGCCTCGATCGCCGGACGCATCTGGTCGACGTCGTTGAGGGCGTCGAAGATGCGGAAGATGTCGATGCCGGTCGCGGCGGCCTCGGCGACGAACGCGTCGGTCACCTCCGTCGGGTACGGGGTGTAGCCGACCGTGTTGCGGCCGCGCAGCAGCATCTGCAGGCAGATGTTGGGTGCCGCCTGCCGCATCGCGGCCAGCCGCTGCCACGGGTCCTCCTTGAGGAACCGCAACGCGACGTCGTACGTCGCCCCGCCCCATGCCTCGATGCTCAGCAGCTGCGGCGTCATCCGCGCGACGTACGGGGCGACCTGCACCAGGTCACGGGTACGCACCCGAGTCGCCAGCAGCGACTGGTGCGCGTCGCGGAACGTCGTGTCCGTCACCCCGACCGTGTCTCGCTGCCGCAACGCGGCCGCCCAGGCGTCGGGGCCGAGCTCGGCCAGCAGCTGCCGCGAACCGTCAGGGGCCGGAGCCGTCAGGTCGACCAGCGGCAGCTTCGAAACCGGGTCGACGCTCGTCGGCGAGACGCCGTGCGGCTGGTTGACCGTCGCGTCGGCGAGCCACGACAGGATCTTGCCGGCTTGGTCGGACGCGCCATGGGCGTCGAGCAGCCCCGGGTGCTCCTCGATGAACGACGTCGTGACCCGTCCGGCCCGGAAGTCAGGATCGGCCAGCAGCCCCTTCAGGAACGGGATGTTGGTCGAGACACCGCCGACGTGGAACTCCCCCAGCGCCCGCTCGGCCCGGGTCACCGCCGCCTCGAAGTCGCGACCCCGGCACGTCAGCTTGCTCAGCAGGGAGTCGAAGTGCGCGCTGACGACCGCGCCGGTGAACGTCGTGCCGCCGTCGAGCCGCACCCCCGGCCCGCCCGGCGAGC is a window encoding:
- a CDS encoding pyruvate carboxylase, yielding MFQKILVANRGEIAIRAIRAAHELGVRTVAVFPYEDRGSEHRVRADEAYEIGERGHPVRAYLDPEAIVATAVRAGADAVYPGYGFLSENPDLAEACERAGITFIGPPKHVLELTGNKASAIAAARAAGVPTLTSVDPSDDVDVLVEASSVLTYPLFVKAVAGGGGRGMRKVDDPALLRESIQAAMREADGAFGDPTCFIEEAVVDARHIEVQILADRQGNVVHLRERDCSVQRRHQKVVEIAPAPHLPRDIRKAMCADAVRFTESIDYSCAGTVEFLLGADGRYVFIEMNPRIQVEHTVTEEVTNVDLVQAQIRVAAGDTLADLGLDVQDDIKARGFALQCRITTEDPANGFRPDTGTITSYRSPGGPGVRLDGGTTFTGAVVSAHFDSLLSKLTCRGRDFEAAVTRAERALGEFHVGGVSTNIPFLKGLLADPDFRAGRVTTSFIEEHPGLLDAHGASDQAGKILSWLADATVNQPHGVSPTSVDPVSKLPLVDLTAPAPDGSRQLLAELGPDAWAAALRQRDTVGVTDTTFRDAHQSLLATRVRTRDLVQVAPYVARMTPQLLSIEAWGGATYDVALRFLKEDPWQRLAAMRQAAPNICLQMLLRGRNTVGYTPYPTEVTDAFVAEAAATGIDIFRIFDALNDVDQMRPAIEAVRATGTTVAEVALCYTGDLSDPGEKLYTLDYYLRLADRIVEAGAHVLAIKDMAGLLRAPAARTLVRALRERFDLPVHLHTHDTPGGQLATLVAAIDAGVDAVDAASAALAGTTSQPPMSALVAATNHSERTTGLDIDAVNALEPYWEATRRLYAPFESGLPAPTGRVYRHEIPGGQLSNLRQQAVALGLGEKFEQIEDMYAAANDILGNVVKVTPSSKVVGDLALHLVAVGADPAEFADDPASFDIPDSVIGFLSGELGDPPGGWPEPFRTKALRGRNTKPSVTELSDDDRAGLASERRHTLNRLLFPGPTADFDQALAEYGDLSVVPTEAFLYGMRQDGGETEVEIAEGRMLIFGIEAIGDADERGIRNVLGTINGQLRPTEVRDRSVDSRATAAEKADSANPRHVAVPFAGVVHALVAEGETVEAGQTVATIEAMKMEAAITTANAGTVARLVIADTRQAEGGDLLLELG
- a CDS encoding fatty acid desaturase family protein, translating into MTTEINPATTPSGEYVSHFTDLMRTVKDEGLLERRHGYYWMQIGVHVGAFFGIWAAFFVVGNSWWQLALAAALGVIVTQFGFLGHDAAHRQMFASAAWNSWTARILAGGFAGLSFAWWRAKHNMHHKGPNLEGYDPDIGPGAIAFTPGIVAQRTTGFAGWFVKRQGWLFFPLLTLEGLNLHAESIRAARDKTSNQPWRRVELWLVVTRLVAYVAILLAFLPLGKAVAFFAVQMAVFGFCLGASFAPAHKGMPIIPPEMKLDFLRRQVMVSRNVRGNPVVDWAMGGLNYQIEHHLFPSMPRCNLRKAQPFVKAHCEAHGIDYMEVGLFRSYAIVVDYLNNVGLRARDPFDCPLSAQLRG
- a CDS encoding NADH:flavin oxidoreductase/NADH oxidase family protein, producing the protein MTVNDLSAPLTLPCGQVLPNRLMKSALSEVLATRDGAPDHRLERLYGTWAAGGYGLLVTGNVMVDGRQMGEPGNVVVEDERHLPQLTRWAKTTHDHGVPLWMQINHPGRQANPMALRQQSVAPSAIAVKIPGARTPRALTGAEIEDVIDRFAATAAVAETAGFDGVQIHAAHGYLLAQFLSPLSNQRDDQWGGDPERRMRFAIEVVRRVRARVSPGFAVGIKLNSADFQRGGFTEEESRDVVAALSTEGLDLIEVSGGSYESTAMFGGAAASTIAREAYFLEYARAVRDVAGGVPLAVTGGFRTRTAMESALASGDCDLIGLGRPTCTTPDAADVILRSPDSRVESHQIGFSRTGVLSRITDVKALNSAVDLGWHEDQLHRIAAGKAPDAARTKLATALSLVRRNGRDAFAKRRA
- a CDS encoding polyketide cyclase, producing the protein MIGDRWGVTDAETRRHFPCDVFVPEPAWRAWRGVAVDASPDAVWPWIAQLRLAPYSYDWIDNVGRRSPRELRGLPDPAVGDPFTATAGRPIGTIVSVEPGVHLTAKLAGAYMSYVLVDSGGTTRLLLKLAGRNGRAIGPVIVVGDLVMARKQLLTFKALAERRS